Genomic DNA from Dioscorea cayenensis subsp. rotundata cultivar TDr96_F1 chromosome 1, TDr96_F1_v2_PseudoChromosome.rev07_lg8_w22 25.fasta, whole genome shotgun sequence:
CCAGCAGATTCAACATTATCATGGGACTGCTTTGCAGCAGAACTAGAAAGCAGAAGAAAAGCCTGCATGTATAAGAAAGCATTATTACATAAACACCAAAATGAACCCTTGACTCATAAGCTTTAGAATTTTAAGCATCGAACAACAAACCAGTGCATCGCGATGGAACTGCATTATAAATGACAATACAGAACCTACCTCAATCATCACATTGTCATGAATTAAAGAGTACAACATAGTGAATACTTTATGGATAAAATTTGATAATCACCAGAATGactaaaattttttcttaaaatggaaaaaaaaggtTTTGTTTAGCCTTTTCTTCCAATAATACTACCTTACGTTCTATTCCATCACTTTCCACTAGCTCTCTAGAAAAACTAAAATCTTGTCTTTTCCAAGTGAAACTCTGAGAGGGTAAAAAACCAATATATCTAACAACAATCCAAGAATAATTCTTCAACAAGCCATCAATCCACGGATTTGGAAatacttgaaacaatttaaaagaaaacaaaatttagccAAAAATACCTCATAATTCGTTCAATCAGAAAACACTGAACaagagcaacaaaaaaaaaaacgcaaAAATCAAAGAACCACGCCAAGCTCTTACAGATGGCGGAGACTGAAATTTACTCTTCAAGAGCTGCTGAATCGATCTCCCGGCAGCCATGATTCAATCCTCCACTCAACCACTGCTCCAATGGAAAACAGATGAAAAATAACtccataaaattgaaaaaaaaaaatgaaaatggaaCCAGATCAAAGCCCAGCGACGCAAATCATAGTTCAAATGAGTTGGGGATCTACCTGGAGAGCTCTTCGGAGTTGGGATGGAATCGAGAGCTCCGCAAAGCTAGGGTTTTTAAGCAACGATGGGTCTCGAGAGGAGCTGATTGAGCCACGAggaacgaagaagaagaagaagagagggaaTGGGAGTAAGGATTAGCTACACTGTTTATTGTAAATTAATCATGTCCAATGGGCTTCAGATGAAGACACGTGTCGATTTAAGTTTGTAATTAAGCGATGGGCGTGAATCTCAAAGCTCAAAGGATCTAGATAAAGATAAGGTCTTGTGTCCATAAAAGAAAGTAGATGAGTTGAAAACTTGAAATATTAAACAACATGAATTTTATATAACTTTttgaatatacaaaaaaaaataagtattaaaAGTGGGAAACGTAGAAAAGTCTTTAGAGGCTGTATTTGCTCCAAATTATCTATCACAAATAACTTTATACAAATATTAAGAGTGATTAATATtcttaaaatttgaaaagaagtACTATAAATTATTGCACATGGTTATAAATATatagcaattatatatatatatatatatatagaaaagggTTTCTTTGGACGCTCATAGACGTCCACAGGTGGTAACAGggtctattttgtttttatttttcataccaTAAGTGTTAGTAGAAATAGATTTCAAAGGGTGTGATTTGTTTGGTTACTGTGCAAAAATTGATTGGATGGTTAAGATTAAAATATTGTGCATTCAACTTTTTACCATACACTATCCATGAGCACAGTAATTAAAACACTGTacatctcatttttttactatgtactatttataagcacaataaTTACTATGCATTCATAACCAACAAACCGTTTCATCTCAATTCAACAGTCCAAATTAACGTTTATAGATTAATAATCTATGGATGTTTATATGAAAGCACCAATTACGGACGTTTGTCGaacatttttagataaaaaaaaataaagagagaatAGAGAAGATTGACACATACCAAAAAGTAACATGAACAATGAGATGAGCAGTAGCAATCTAATATATGAAATATAACAGCCGTTTGATCTCAATCAATCCAACAGATGATTAATAAGTTCGTAGATGTTTAAATTGTGTGCGTGTATATAAAGAGCCGAACACTcaacccatatatatattcaaggagTAAAATAAAGAGTTATATCatacaacataataataagaatCGCATTCATATATAGTATTTGGATCACCGTTGATTGTTAGTTGAATCTCAACCATCCGTTTTATATAGAAGCGAAAGCAACCGTCCATCTTAGAGAccgtagagatggcaatttgtaccctacccgacgggtatCTCAGATATCCAGATGCcgggtcaaagagggtattaccctctttgaccgggatGCAGCTGAAAGCTAGAGGTATCAGTTAGTTTTTGAGTGCGGGATCGGGGTGAAGGGGTATGCTCCCTACTCTACCTGCActcttacccttacccttacccttactgGTTGAAGAGGGTGCAGGGTAAAAACCCACCTGCATCTgcccttaccctctcatatatatatatatatatatataatttttttattaaactaaacatttactcactaATTTACTCGATATCtatttttcatggtgattaatttgaaaaataatacttcaaattttctcttaatatattatttttaaattttatttaatttttttatatttatatttgataatattatcaaaaattgaatttttagatatatattaagaatcataattaaatttaaaaaaataaacaatataaaaaaataatgttataataatttattctataaattataaaaacatcccgaaaaaaataagatacttaataaaaaaatcaattagatataacttatgagaattacttttaatgtttttttatattcaaaaaccCTTActgagatatttataaaaatttgaagatatataaaaatataaatagtagatatatgaaaaaaatttaaaaacaaaaaccaagatagttaaacatgaacaaaaacaaaaggtagagttactaTTTGAGTTCTAAATAAATGTCagtttttatgtgattatataatttaagataaacaaatatatatcaactttgtaattttgaatttatggacatgtgtttaaagattgtaatataatgtataattaatttatttttttattattatttaaatttaattcgataatttgaacaatgaGTATAACGGAGTAGCGGATCACTGCGGGATATCCCGCATCCTGCGAGGTAAGgagtaagggtatgattttttttactcacGAAGAGTGCGGGTAAGGGATgcgggtatggggtaggggttcAGGGTGcagggtaagggttttggcataccctacccataccctacccattgccatccctaagaCCAAGGTGGAATCACCGTTGACGGTCTATTCAATCTCAACCGTTCCTTATATCGACCAACGTGCGATCACCGTTGCTTTTTGATTGCATCTCAACCGTTTGTTACATTGTTTCAAGAAAACGAAATCGACCGTCCATTTTAGGGCTATTTAAAGAGAAGCTCTCATTCTCTCACTAGCATTCAAACCCTCATCGAAGAGATCGATGGCGGAGGTCGAGGCGGCGGCGTCGGCGGTGGCGGCCGTGGCGGAGGTGACGGAGGCGAAGGGCAAGGAGCTGCATAGATTGGAGAGGAAATGGTCTTTCTGGTTCGATAACCAGTCGAAGCCTAAGCAGGGAGCAGCTTGGGGCTCATCGCTCCGCAAGATCTACACCTTCGACACCGTTGAAGAGTTTTGGTGGTAATTTCTCTGTTTGATCTTCGATCTTGTGGTTTTCTTTGATTGAATCTGTTTCTTTGTTCATGTTTCCATTAGGATCAGTTTTGCGCCTGCGATCCGTctgattaattttaatttttgtttataggATTGATTTCTTGGGATTTATAGATCAGTGGTTCGGAGAAATGATGGTGTTGGATGTTTGGCATCTTTTTGTGTGTTTCCTTTTAGATTAGTTTTGAACCTTTTAGGATTTCATGCGATTTATCTGATGAATCTTGATTTGTTTAGAATGTCTTGAATCTTTTGTAATTGTTTGGGTTTTGGATCGAGTTCTTGAAATTAGCAGATTAGTGACTCGGAGAAGAGATAATAGTTTTGAGCCTTTTAGGTTTCAGGTGATCCATCTGCTGAACTTTGATTTGCATGAATTATGTTGAATAACCTCTCATGATTGGGTGGGTTTTGTATTGATTCTTCAAATAAGTGGATCATTAGGTCAGAGAGGAGGTTTATTTTTGATGCATTAGTATTCGAAATGTTTCCTGTGATCAAATTCGCATCtttatttgtgttctttatgATTTGCTTTTAGGCTGTTTCATGTAATCGAATTTCTGAATCTTGATTTTCATGTATTACATTGAATCTTTTGTAATTAGGCAGTTTTTGGATTGAGTTCTTGAATTTAGTAGACAAGTGTTTTGGAGAAGTGGCACATGTTGGACAGACTAGTGTTTAAAATCTTTCAGTTCTATAATAACATTATGACTGGAAAAACTTAGTTATACCATTGATGGGTCTGCAGAGGTTGGATTTAGCAAAAGAACCTCCTTtttgttcttctccttcttcttttttgccAAATTGGTGATTCATTATTTGACTGCCTGTATTGATGATCGCAGTAGTTTTGATCTGATCTTTGGATTTAGGGTTTCCTAGAGGACCATCTGAGGAGATGACATGccaaatgtttctttttatgtgTGTCTGGATAATATCTGGCTTTGTTTATAGCTTTGAAGATACATGTTTATTTCAATTCCCAATCAACATTGTCAACATTGGTTGTGTTTTCTGAAAGATACTTTTACAAACATTGATCCATCATGAATTTTCTGAGTAGTGATGAGTCCTTcaactttctttgttttttactaTTTCTTACAAGGTGTTCCACATGTTTAGTCTTTTGTGATGTCTGGTTGgttgtatttttggtttttaatatagTTTGTATGGTCATATTATTAAAACCTTTTGCTTATATCTGACTGTTTGGTTTCTTGGTTTTGATTGTAGCTTGTATGATCAGATATTCCGGCCTAGCAGATTGATTGCTAATGCAGATTTCCACATGTTCAAGGCTGGAATAGAGCCAAAGTGGGAGGATCCTGAATGTGCAAATGGCGGCAAATGGACTGTTACGAGTAGCAGAAAAGCTAACCTTGACACCATGTGGCTTGAGACGGTACTGTAATGCTCCTTAAGCCTATTTTagcattattttataatatgattGTAGCACAGCAATGGCTTCTAGCCTttgttttatgttatttgtatttctGGGTTATCACCACCCCTTGTGAGATTTTAGCTTGGTAGTTGATTaagaggcaaaaaaaaaatatatatatatatatatatacagaataTTAATGTGcatgtttgtgtttttattcaacATATCTTCAGATATTATTTTTGTGTAATCTCTTtcaatgatcaaaataaaaaagcacttGAAGAAGTGTTTATTATCTTCAGTTATTTAGGTAATGTCCCATGAAAGAACTTACACACTCTTTCTTGCATATGAATATCAGTTACTATGGTTATCACTGTGTTGATATATTGAATTGTTTGtggtatattttatttacttgaaTTTATAGATTTTGTTGTATTCCTTCTGTTAAATTTGTTATTTGACATGTGTCACTCTGAACAGCTGATGGCTTTGATTGGTGAGCAATTTGATGAGAGTGATGAGATTTGTGGCGTTGTGGTGAGTGCACGGCAGAGGCAGGACAAAGTGGCACTATGGACAAAGACAGCTAGCAATGAAGCTGTTCAGGTTTGTTTCCTTCATTGAAATCATTCAAATGATTTTGTCCTATATGTTTTCCAGTTTGTCATTCAGTATTCTACTCATGCTGTAATTATCTTGGATCCTTGCATTGTTTTGAACTTCTAATGTCACTTCTTTTTGTTTACTCTTGATGTTTTCTCTGTTctgatacatatatattttttttctttccttgttaatttaaaaatgcaGGTAGCCATAGGTAGAAAATGGAAGGAAATTATTGATGCCCAAGAGAAGATCTTTTACACCTTCCATGTATGTCTTCTAAAAAAATCTCTGTTTGAACTATTCACTCTGCTGCTTCAAGAGCTTTGAAATTTTGCTTTGATCTTTGCAGGACGATTCAAGAAGAGATAAATCAAGTCGAGGTGGTCGCTACAACGTGTGAGATTTTCGGAGGAGACATATAATTACGACTGAATGCCTCTTGAAAATGCCGGTGATGAACCATCCATTCTTGAAGATGGTCATGAATATCCTTGGAGGTGTTCCTCTTGGTTGTTTGGACAATTATCTGAGATTTAGGCCTTGTTGTTCCTCACTATACAGATGTAATCGTCAATCAATTTTGAATCTTTAAACTGTTTGCCCTAATTCTTTTCTGCAAATTTAGAGAATAGCTCGTTTTGACTTTGTGTGTGCGTGTTTTTTGTGTGTTCTCTTTTCTTTGAGCCTTCAAAAATTGCTATGTTTTTTCAGCAGGTCGTTTTCATATTCTTATCTCAGGTGAACTTGCATCAGTTTGGTGGTAATAGGCCAAGGTCATTTTGGCAACAAATTATTAGTCATCATTTTAAACTCTTATAACTTGTTTCCAAAATGATCATTT
This window encodes:
- the LOC120265156 gene encoding eukaryotic translation initiation factor; this encodes MAEVEAAASAVAAVAEVTEAKGKELHRLERKWSFWFDNQSKPKQGAAWGSSLRKIYTFDTVEEFWCLYDQIFRPSRLIANADFHMFKAGIEPKWEDPECANGGKWTVTSSRKANLDTMWLETLMALIGEQFDESDEICGVVVSARQRQDKVALWTKTASNEAVQVAIGRKWKEIIDAQEKIFYTFHDDSRRDKSSRGGRYNV